The Belonocnema kinseyi isolate 2016_QV_RU_SX_M_011 chromosome 2, B_treatae_v1, whole genome shotgun sequence nucleotide sequence CTTGAGTGACCCATATTATCCAACTCTCCCCTATATGTTTCTGtatctcataaaaaatgaaaaagaatccaCAACAGAATTATTTGAGGTagtagataataaaatttttgaaattaaattaaatcattgtcaaattaaatcattaaatcctGGAACACAGGATTATAACAACATCTTTCTaactttccaaaaacaaaatatcaatacatttatACGAAAGTagatgttatttttgaaattcttgcgTTGTTATAAATTAGTTATTGAAGTGTTATTATAAATTGTCTCACTTTTTAAATGCTTCTGCCTCGTTTCATTTCTCATCGTCATCCTCATATGACCACCATTTCCGCAATCCATATACGTGCAGAGAGTGGATATAGAATTACATTATCGGGTAAAGCTCTTCCATTTCGAGCAAACATAGCTCTCCCGCTAATATTGTCCAAAATCAATCAGGGCCTCGAATCACTTAAATTCTTCATTCTATACAGACAATATATCATCAGACAAAAATCGCGAGTAAAAAAAGACAATAGGATAAcgattagatttcaaaaaagttccaaAGAAAGGTCAAAACTCGTCATAcggataaaaaacttttttaggaaaaaggTAATAGTCAAAAGTTCAATTTGTtaaatcaatgatttttttaaccgaaaatcaagATCTTGGAAGTCTGAAAACAGCGTTAATTTAAtaggattaattttgaaaaaggtttaaaatttatttttggtttcacAACGGTGAAATTATAAAGAATGAAGAGGCCGAATAAAAATAAGTGGAATTAGTtgtaaattgttttataaattctttaaaaaatgaatttccaggGAAACTAAGTGggagttttttttatagataaccTACAAAAATCTTTACCAGAATAACTTTTTTCGGTTCATAGTCCTATTTCAGCAGGACTTTTTTTGGGACATAAATCTGATGAGAACTTTTAAAAAGGAGGAGTGTCAACAAGACCTTGTGTTTGATCTGAGACGGATTCCGTTCTCCTTTCGTATTTGCACATTATTTTAATccaattaaatagaaaaatagctATTTTAGATGCATGGTTTTcagttcatatttttcaattttaggaaaaaatattgaattttccgaaaaaatctgtgaaaaagattttaaatcttgaCAAGAAGAATACTTATGCATGTTTCtactaaaatcaataattttcgaGATCAAGGGAAAGTCccagtttttaattttagttcgaatCTTTTCTGCAGCCCAAGAAAAACTGAGTATCTTTgctaaattcatttatttaatttattatcttaaaataaacttaaacatACACCTCATATTTACACACCTCTTTTCGAACAAATATGCCCGCTTCGTGtgtacattctcattgcgcgcggcTCTTCAAGCTTCgtcaagtttgagcgtgcctaacGCTCTCGAGCTTTGCGCTCGCTTTCGTACGTTTCATGCATacattttaactacattttttaaaatatcataaatattgtaacttaaatAGAACACTCTGATTTAAACTCCACAGGAACTACAGTCATAAATTGGAACTGAACTtgtttttccatttgtttttaacAAGGGTTCTTAAAGCATCTGCAGGTTTGACGATTAAAGTCTCATTGCGaactcgcacttcgcgctcgacaaTTAAGTGATAGCGTCGGTTCCCTGTCAAAATAAAACCATTAGACGAAATTGAATAACATATAAAAAGTATGTATATTATTTGCTTtaatataatgttaataaaaaagactcattttttaatttactgaataGAGACATTAAGTCAGAGGCTTTGATTCCGTTCGTTCAAACTTCAGTTCTAAGACAACTCTactataataaattaatcttgaaaattttcaatttaagtccAATTGAAAATCTTCATTAAGATAATATACTAATCTTctaaaataacactttaaacttatgtatatcttaaaaaaatcaagaaaaagcatatttttgaaaattatctaattttttgaatttttatctgattgAAAAATGTTACGGTAATGGttacgaaatatattttatatctagtaaaaattttgatttatatttcttaatctatcaaaatagtttttttttcattttttgaaaattttcaaaatgttgaaaaacatataagttttcatttttatcaaaattaaaaattacattaaaatcattttcatatcTTTTTGGCGTGTAATAGAAAcgttgacaaaaaattttaaactcataaaaatgtggacttaatttttttaaaagcattaatttttggaatattagtctaattaaaaaatatgagtaGGATAGGttcgaaatatatttgatatttattaaaattttttaaaatgaaattcctgaatctatcagaaaattaatcctttttatttttcaacaattttgaaatttttgaaaagaatataatttttttaattttggctggAAATATCTAGTTAACCAAGTTAGCTTTCATTTTGGGACCCTAAAAAACTTTATCGAAAGCTGACTCGATTGGCCAAATCCCTCAAAAGTTAGCATGCTACAGCATTTAtataaccatacatacagacattgacaaaattttatgattttcgatcTCGGTAAGTGCCGAAacttaaaaatctgttaaaaaccagagatcgaaaatttggacgattatattacactcatgaatgataatttaaaaatgtatccctttaattCGTGTTTGAAGTTgtacaaaatattaagaaaagtaTGTTCTTTAGTACTGATTTGTCTCATAGCTGTATCTCATTGCGTAACTTTTCATGGAGTAAGTATCGCAGTGAGAATCGAAAGCGATGAAATTAAACCCACAATTAACTAATGCGTTCTCACTCACTGTAGTTTAGGCCGTGATACCGTTTTTGCGGTAGTACGTGGGTTGGAACGAGCTGGCACCGATTCAAAGGTGCACTCACAGAAAATTGCTAGCTCTTTTTTAAATCCTCCTCCACCTCTTTCGTGCATAAAACATACGACATCATTTTAAAGTTACTTAATACGCTAATGTGCACATGATATATGGCAAGTCTTTTCTTGGCATGAGTGCAAATATATATGTTAGATGAACATTTACTTTTATTACATGCATCGTGTGAAGTATTCTATTTGAGAACACGAGACGTTGAATAGATAACTTCCTGAATTACGAGTTGCCTCAAATTAGCGCATAGCCACTTGCAATCACATGCAAATTCTCGAGGATAATAAATCAATCgagtttatgaatttttaatttacaatttgaagctTATCTTTTAGTCTTTTCCTACTTTCATAATGTATTTGTAAGTCACTTATGAGGGAGATTATGATTCCTATTCCGACTATAAGAATCTGAGCTTAGAGGGGTACATTTATTTGATCACTTTCATGGACAAAAGACAAACCCATCCTCCCTTGAGCTAATGCGTTGAAACGCTACTGAATACGTGATCATCAAACACGTTATATCGTTTCCAGTTTCAGAGGGTTATATGAGCTTTTAAGTGATACATATAAAATCGATTTCAACACTTCTGACTTTAaactattcgaaaaaaaatttgttttgttaacaAATCCCAAAGCATAATATTGTTGAGTTCAAATCTGATAAAAACAAGTTGCTGAGAAATATATTGTAAAGGACCATGTAAATatagtacaattttcataaaaaatagaattgatgAAAGATTTGTACCAGTCAACATTCTTGCTTTGCACTCAATATGCTGGTTAGCGAAGGGGAATTACCGAGTACTAAAGAGTAAACAAATTGGAGTAGCGACGGCACGTGTGCTGTTTAAACGGGACATCAAACACCAAAGGAACTCACTGTCCATGTTTCCAACTTTCATGTCTACAGTAGACTAACTGATCCATCCATTGGTTCATTTACTCTTTGCCAAGGAAACAACTTTTTCGAACATGGATTTAAAGGCCAATGAAACCTCGAATGAAACCTGAgttttcatccattttttaaacatctgGAACCGACTATTAGTATATTtatcttcaaagaaaaataattgtttaaagccAACACAAAGCACATAATGTGCATtcgaaaattttcacttttctcaATATCCAGTTCAACGTGAGAACGAAATCGACCAGGCAGATATTTTCAAAGGAAGGCGTCGATACATTTTTACCTTTGATGGACAATCAATCGCTGTCGAAGGGAgacaccattttttttcaaaaagactgACCCAAGTgctatgtaaaattttttataaccttaTATATAGCGCACCACAGGGCGCTATCTTAGATTTTGCGAACATTACAGGAGGAGCTTTTCAAAATTGGGTGGCTTGCACATGTAGACGTGTACTGCGAAAATAAGAAGTACAGTTTTTCTGTTTCCGCGAGAAAGAATTATTAGAACACTAATCCGAGATTTAACTTTTGGGAATGCTAAAACTTCAGAGcaataaatgattgaattttaagataaaacttGCGACTCAAAAGTATGATAATTTACATGAAGGGTCAGTATACGTCAGAAATATAGGGACTTCCATAAACCACGAGGCCCAATTTTGGCCACTTTTTGACCCCTTCCCGTGTGGTTCACTGTGCGGCATTTTCGTCGGCCTCCACCCCTTCTAGAGTTTATTAATCTCCgaattaacaattcatttatttggttaaaaattgatgttttttttattggtaaagaattaatctttctagttTAAGAATAtactatttgggttaaaaatgatttaatttgtgtTGTAATAATTTTGGACTTATTATTGTTTTAAGTCTAAATTTGCCCCCCAAAGATACCTAGTGCTTTATGGAAGGTCCCTATCAGGATCCGTCTCTGGTCGTTCGATTTTGATAAAAGTTGGTTTATCCAAATATCTAATATAATGTTCTAAGCTAATGTTTATCTaatgtaattcaaaaaaatgtaaaccgaAATTAATGGTGGCGTAACTTGCGCAAAttctgaaaatgttcaaaaatccttTGGGCCCAAATTACTTTCGTATAGcattaaaattttaccaaattttatccAAATCGAACGACCAGGGGCAGCTCCTGATATTTCTGATGTATACTGGCCCTGGAGATACCTCTACAATTATCTgtgtgaaaaataagttttaatgttTACAACCTATCTGTGCCGTGCACTGGGGTTACGCAGCACATGTGGGTGAAAACGGCGCACCCTTGATTCTGCATTTCTGAATGCGATGTTTGCTTTATGTAGGTAAAAATATAGAGGCTGcaactaaaatttttgtaaaactcaaattttaaaacttagaaGAAGCAATATCACATATAAAATACAGAATTAAGGGCGCGCCTTTACTCCATGTATGCACCGCTTAGCCCGCGTTTATGGTACATTATAAGCTATCATCACTTTGACGTTAGAACTCGTCTTGAGTTTTGCACTGATTGTCATCTTCTTCGATTAGCATGATTTTAATCTGGCAACGTACACCCAGAAAAAGGTTttattgaatcaaagaaactttctataaatcaaaataattctagTATTGATATAAGATCAAAGAAACATtcgtttgatttaaagaaatttgtttctaattttttttattcgatttaaagaaatatttcgttccttcaaaccgactatttctttgaattaaagaaatatcttattgcttgaaatgaaaaatttcttcatattaaagaaatataattttttatttgacctttaattttctttaaatgaaataaccgttttggttgaaaaaacttgACAAAAAACTTGACAACACGTGTTCCGAAAGACGCGGTAACACAAAATAATCAAACTAATTTGTTCTGCGCAATCTCGTGCCGCATTGGTAATGTGCATTAAGAAActctttctttgattcaaagaaataatttgcttatttcaaattactgactctaaagaaattatttctttcgttTTTCCTAGTAATTTGTTCGAATcaaagtaattttgttttaaatcaaataaatcatttcaacaaacaatttctttaatttgaagaaacTACGTGACGCcatttactaaaattaaatacattttcttttaatataaaaatatttgtactttgaatcaaaagaacctagtcaaaattttgtttatttaataagaacttttttctgggtgtagCACTAGATAACACCTCGCgaatctacaaatttattttacaataatgtgttaaaaatatggaaacagaTTGTATCAAACTACCTTTTAGTGTCATTAACTCATTGTAGAAAAAAGTGCGATAGCACATGCTTTTAGGGTCAcgatttgtttaatttctaacataAATTTTAAGACTTCCGAGGTCCTTTAGATTAACGTCATCAATCTGCTTTAAATTGTTTGCAGATGATATGGAGGAGGAGATTTACGAGTCACAATCGCACAGTTCGAGTCTTCAAGGTCGAAAAAAACGAAGTAGAGCTGCCTTCTCACACGCTCAAGTTTATGAGCTCGAAAGACGATTTGCAGCTCAAAAGTACCTTTCTGGCCCAGAAAGAGCGGATTTAGCACGAGGACTAAAACTCACAGAAACTCAAgtcaaaatttggtttcaaaatcgaCGGTAAtgcattaattaaattaagagaattttgaTTGAATAGTACAAGGATCAAATTGGTTCGCCAGTTTACTTGTAATGAGAATAAGGGAATTTTTCGAGATCTTCAACTTtggtatgaaactttttttaataccgTTTAAAACTTGATGAAAAATGATCGAAACTGATCGTTTTACCTTCATGGTCGTTGCGCTTGGCTTTAATGTTGACCACAACACCATATTTAAATAGTGGAGGTTTTCACCTCCCAAACCGCAACTTTTGTATATACATTAATCTTGTTCTAAAGTAATAACTATAAATTCGACCTACCTTTGTGCTTATATTCTCTGCATAAGTATATATTGCGTGGCGTGCATTTTTGAATAGCATaggtttctattaaaaaattaatcactgCTTCCAAAAAGGGTAAGAGAGGACAGAAATGACCAAAATAATATAGGAATTGGaggatattttgagaaaaatagggGGATAGGGTATACAGACTGTGATCCATCACTGTATTGATATAGCTAAAAATTAGGAACTGAAAGTACTTTGATGCCTTTTaactgaatttgaattttaaggaaAACTTCTTTTTGGGTTTGCAGATACAAAACAAAAAGACGTCAACAACAAGAGCTTGGAACTTTAGTGAATTCTGGAACAGCGAGGCGCGTGGCTGTTCGAGTTTTAGTCCATCCGGATGAGCATTTGAGAGGATTGCCACTTCGTGGCTCCGGCCAAATTCCAGGACACATGTCGGGGCCACAAATTCATCCTGTGAACAAACCTCTGAATGGATTTCCGTATTATTGCCTACCCTATCATCCCCTCCTTTGTTCACCAATGCATTCGCCCCAAATTCAAGTTCAAACAACAATTCCGGGAATGGAACACGAAACAAGAGACACGCGAATGTCAAAAATagacaaccaaaaataaaaacgttaGTGAGAGAATGAGACCCAAGCAAAAAATTTGAACCCTAATCggttaaattttaactacttcCTTAATTTAGAGAAAAGTGCACGACTGTCAATCTGTACTTAATTAAACTTATGATTATGAACACTTTGGAAAATGTGATTTTGATTTAATTATGATGTTACAAAATTGCAGCTCTAGCTTTCTGAAATTAAAACATGTTTTGGTTGTTCCTTCCCGGCGCCACCTACTTTGAATTCGTTCTCATTGGGTTTCTCTAAAAAAGAAAGATCCGACTAACTTCGTGTCACTTTCGACGTACAACTGTCATGGTGTCAAAGGGGAATTAGCAGCGATGACGGGTGGAGCCTGGCGTTGAAAAAAGAGACATTCGTCTCCTGAGAAAAGCGTCGTTACGAATATTGCATGAACCGCCACAGCGAAGAAACTCAATTAATACATTGATTTTAAGGGGATTcattaaacatataaaatttccaattcaattttcagaaaaagaaaaagcgGCAGAAAAAACTTTTCACTGATAGAATCACggatagaatttttgttttagaaaatgcttaattagttaatattttataCGAATAGgagtcatttcaaataaatatttattacaggTTCAATAATACTGACTAACTGAATAGCAATGAACTTGGATATAaaataattctatgaattctactTTTTCCAATACCTCTAATATTATGCTAAATTTCTCCATAATTTCATGAGTATGccttcaaaatgttattttttatattcttttgagttatgtgaataatttttaaagaaagcgtGTACACTATTTCTGTAGCATAAATTACACCAATTACTTCAATCCTGAATCCTTAGGACAGGTATATATGTTAGGTGAAACTACGTGTAAGTGTCAAATATGATCAGATCCATGTATTTATTAGACGAAGAAGATGTGTATATTAGAgtgtaaataaatgtataaaatataagaTAAATGTTACCCTCAAATTGTCTCTTATTttcttttaactataaaattcttcttatgcaattaaatttcaactgttcAAAAATTCCTATCATTATTGTCTTTCATAGTTTACTTAATGAATATTAAGaccattatttttacttttaaaaattattttttgaacgttttataTTTGAAGATCATAAGGGCGTTATTGCGAACGACTCAAATTTTACAGAAGACGCCAAAAATGTGTAACTTTAAtgcatttcactttttttaaaacaaaaaactacttttaagcTATTACCGTAAAACAGGGTAAAGTCTCTTATATAAGGTAAAGTTGCTCACCTCCTAATTTATATTATAAGTTCAGTATCAAACTTCCTCtgggaaaaataaaagattatcgattgtttaaattaatagagctgtcaaactttttgttgaaatttatatgGTGCGAATTTATTGGTGAACAATTTAACCCTATATGAGCGACTTTCCCCCGTTTCACGGTACATACTTAGCTTTATCGAAGCATGTGAGGAAAATCATGAATATGCAAACAAACCATTGCCAATAAACGTAGTGTCTCAAAAAACGCCGAAACTGGTATAGAAAAAGCTGCAAtaacgtttttattttcaaataagtaagAAAAAAGTGCTTTCAAACAATTACTTAACTTTATTGAACTATATGAAAGTAACATCCGGAAGAAAGCAGCCAACTCCATGAAAGCCCCATgtcaaaaatcgcaaaaaaaatgaaaatcaaaacaaacaaagagttgcataacttttcaatttattttaaaagaatgcaatgCTTTCGAGCTACTACTTAACTGTATTGAATTGTGAAAAAACTAGGTGAAAATAAGTAGCcacctttaaaagaaaaataatagaaattaattttgaccaaGTACTGAATCGAACTGTATCATAACATTTTACGGAGAGGTATGTTAGATCAAAACAATCAAAAGCATTTCCGAAATATGGCACTGTCGCCCTTAGGCCTCGGGAtccttaatttatatttacaaaacttAATAATCAACTACTAATAAACCCAGGGGATATTGAGAAATTAATAACTAATCACGTGTGTGAAGTGACAAATTTGTGAACATAGTGTGGACTGTCGAGAGTCATGAGAGAGGCATGATTTATGGGCCTCCTTATGCTTATAACACAACACAACCCTCTCGGAGTCGAAAGTGTCGTAAAACTTGTTAGGCCGTTTAAACAGCGTATTTCCAATCCGTGACCCCTCCAATAATACCAGGAGCAGTTTTTCGTC carries:
- the LOC117168014 gene encoding homeobox protein bagpipe — its product is MDQMEKMEISDNPKATQSYQPTPFSIADILSRTTSNELPERSHSTGETGLEFTKAKKEGFEGRLIESGSEQDAHLSRFPKLPTPELNISRELDILRRNLVHANLSNFGNLPQMNHSFKHVDNFGNVIPYQESKEARFSQRQQDEALDMSKSKYLDDMEEEIYESQSHSSSLQGRKKRSRAAFSHAQVYELERRFAAQKYLSGPERADLARGLKLTETQVKIWFQNRRYKTKRRQQQELGTLVNSGTARRVAVRVLVHPDEHLRGLPLRGSGQIPGHMSGPQIHPVNKPLNGFPYYCLPYHPLLCSPMHSPQIQVQTTIPGMEHETRDTRMSKIDNQK